Genomic DNA from candidate division TA06 bacterium:
TGCCATCACGCCGTAGCTTGCGTTCTGGTCTGTGAGCATGGAAACAATGATGTTGGGGTTCACCATAAGCTTCTGCGACATAGGCCAGCTAATTGAGCCCAGGGGAGTGTCCATATCATCTATTGAAATCATCTCCTCGTCGTTGATCCAGATATGTACTATGTTCTTTCTAGGAAGCTTCTGCACAGCAGTGGCCCTTGGCAATTCGATCAGCAGACCTATTTCAACTCTAAACACTGTTGTCACCATAAAAAAGATTATGAGAAGAAATGCAATGTCGGCCATTGAACATGTTGGTATTTCTGCTTTTGCCTTTTGACGCTTTCCCAGTCTCATCTCTAATCACCTTTTGGACTTGGGGGCAGGAGCAAAACTTATTCTCTCAGCCTTCGCCAGTTTTAGCTTATCAAAAACCTGAATCATTCTCCCGTACCTGCACTCCCTGGCAGTTTTGAGTGATACGACCAGACTGTCATTCTCCGCAAGCTTCTGCTCTATCAAGGCCTGCACATCGTCAAGCGGGACTGGCTCTCCGCTGATCTTGATGATGCCGTCCTTGTTGACGAGCACGGTCAGTATGTTTTGTTTCTTGATCTTCACCTCTTCACCGGGCTCAGGCAAGACCATGGTCAGGCCGGCTTCGGTGGCGAATATGGTTGTTGTCATGAAAAAGATTATCAGCAGGAACGCTATGTCAGCCATAGATGCAGTCGGAATGACCGCTTCCGCTCTTGCCCTCTTTCTCAGTTCCAACTCAACCTCCAGTTCTTGTCAAGAACCTCGGCCTACAATCATTCCACCAGATCGCTTATCAACTCGTTGGCAGCCACCTCCATGTTCCTTGTATAGGTGTTTATCCTCGACGTGAAGTAAACATGGAAAGCGACCACCGGTGCCGCAATTGCCAACCCGGTTGCAGTAGTTATCAGCGCTTCTGATATTCCCCGGGCCACCAATGTGGGTTCGACCTCTCCCGCAATTGCTATAGCGTCGAATGCCCTTATCATTCCTGCCACGGTACCCAAAAAGCCAAGAATTGGAGCAATCGTTGATACGCCGGCAAGAACCAGCATCCCTCTGTCGAGAAAAGCAAGTTCAGTGGAACCAGACAGACTGACGGCGTCCTCTATCTCTCTCCTTATGTCAGCCCTGCGCCTTCCATAATCTCCAGCAGGGTTCGCTCCCTCAGAAGATGCACTCAGTTGTTGGTGC
This window encodes:
- a CDS encoding biopolymer transporter ExbD; amino-acid sequence: MELRKRARAEAVIPTASMADIAFLLIIFFMTTTIFATEAGLTMVLPEPGEEVKIKKQNILTVLVNKDGIIKISGEPVPLDDVQALIEQKLAENDSLVVSLKTARECRYGRMIQVFDKLKLAKAERISFAPAPKSKR
- a CDS encoding MotA/TolQ/ExbB proton channel family protein gives rise to the protein MVDLFLKGGPVMYPLLACGIIGLVFIIERLVSYVLAATNPNVLVAAIKYAYKSGGYEQALEVCDKSRSPIARILAVALKKHQQLSASSEGANPAGDYGRRRADIRREIEDAVSLSGSTELAFLDRGMLVLAGVSTIAPILGFLGTVAGMIRAFDAIAIAGEVEPTLVARGISEALITTATGLAIAAPVVAFHVYFTSRINTYTRNMEVAANELISDLVE
- a CDS encoding biopolymer transporter ExbD is translated as MRLGKRQKAKAEIPTCSMADIAFLLIIFFMVTTVFRVEIGLLIELPRATAVQKLPRKNIVHIWINDEEMISIDDMDTPLGSISWPMSQKLMVNPNIIVSMLTDQNASYGVMADVFDELKDAGALKVSLGAKKKKGG